A single Lactuca sativa cultivar Salinas chromosome 8, Lsat_Salinas_v11, whole genome shotgun sequence DNA region contains:
- the LOC111915555 gene encoding uncharacterized protein LOC111915555, which produces MSQEHQIRYRKPRNHTDPIQPTRPKFTISSLLSTVTPATDDSPISDTTTKKKYFTSTRFRGLGCTAPAQVSVPTMIRTSANWEGKKVRKKKPKKNKNCISSSNEPSGDGVGLVLSSTNNSPPPAPVPAIASSSSCLVVPDVWCGPGIGLSTDAASVDCVVSRRVVSGRGKVDGEKINLRERGGRRMVHPEELPFFDTDSGIPHHRFDVFGARHHRHVRHRSPEGLAEIFMLQGNLLMGGRFDHDRYRDWRLDVDSMSYEELLELGDKIGYVSTGLREDEIGRCVRKTKPPVVSSSHVPNEMQWKCTICQEEYEGEDEIGKLECGHFYHVYCIKQWLGQKKTCPICKVAVQSRQ; this is translated from the exons atgtctcaAGAACATCAAATTAGATATAGGAAACCCAGAAATCACACAGATCCAATCCAACCCACACGCCCTAAATTCACAATTTCATCTCTACTCTCAACAGTTACCCCCGCCACCGATGACTCCCCCATCTCCGACACCACTACCAAGAAGAAATACTTCACATCTACAAGATTTAGGGGGTTGGGATGCACTGCTCCGGCGCAAGTGTCGGTGCCGACAATGATAAGGACGTCCGCGAATTGGGAAGGGAAGAAGGTGAGGAAGAAGAAACCGAAAAAGAACAAGAATTGTATTTCTTCAAGTAATGAACCCAGTGGTGATGGTGTTGGGTTGGTACTTTCGTCTACAAACAATAGTCCCCCTCCGGCGCCGGTGCCGGCGATAGCAAGTTCATCGTCTTGTTTGGTTGTTCCTGATGTTTGGTGTGGCCCTGGGATTGGGTTGTCAACAGATGCTGCTTCAGTGGACTGTGTTGTATCGAGAAGGGTAGTTTCCGGTAGAGGGAAAGTCGATGGTGAAAAGATCAATCTACGAGAG CGAGGTGGAAGGAGAATGGTGCATCCTGAAGAACTCCCATTTTTTGATACCGATTCTGGAATCCCACACCATCGATTTGATGTATTCGGAGCTCGACATCATCGCCATGTTAGACATCGGTCTCCTGAAGGCCTTGCTGAG ATCTTTATGCTCCAAGGTAATTTGCTTATGGGGGGAAGATTCGATCATGATCGATACAGGGACTGGAGGCTTGATGTTGATTCTATGTCTTATGAG GAGTTGTTGGAGCTTGGTGACAAGATCGGGTACGTGAGTACGGGTTTAAGAGAAGATGAGATCGGTCGATGTGTCAGGAAAACCAAACCCCCGGTGGTGTCATCATCTCACGTCCCAAATGAAATGCAATGGAAATGCACCATTTGTCAG GAGGAGTATGAAGGGGAGGATGAGATTGGAAAGTTGGAGTGTGGTCATTTCTATCACGTATACTGTATAAAGCAATGGCTGGGCCAGAAGAAAACATGCCCCATTTGTAAAGTGGCGGTCCAGTCTCGTCAATAG